A single genomic interval of Aedes aegypti strain LVP_AGWG chromosome 1, AaegL5.0 Primary Assembly, whole genome shotgun sequence harbors:
- the LOC5575730 gene encoding sodium-independent sulfate anion transporter codes for MISNGAREDQQTLSDDSEHDFRERLPNVYSAMAPQIRSICSISTARRRVHVLEWLPKYRANYILSDIIAGITVTLTAIPQSIAYGILANLQPQDGIYSNLVGCFMYFLFGSVKDVTVAPTSIMAIMIQGVVAELGPGAALLTLIAGCVTLLFGLLNLGFLVRFISMPVITGFTTAACLTIGSAQLRSLFGISSKGKSSDFIDAWENVILHIGETRLWDALLGFSSIAFLVIFRLTKDCGQGGWKTFFMYLSLLRNAMVVIIGATLAYVFSLNGTQPFILTGHVEAGLPPFHVPPLSVTNNGTYYGLSDMISVMGTSIITIPLVSTLEIISIGKAFSKDKIVDATQEMIAQGMCNIAVAFFSPLPVAGSFTRTAINNSSGVKTSLGCAVTTAMLLLALAVLTDAFYYIPKATLASVVIAAMIFMVDYRGMAEIWRVKKLDMIPFLGTVIAGVFLGLDYGILIGIAINCCFLLRLISAPKIDFQLSLMDDTRVLVVQPAMDLTFSSAEYLRDKIVQAIVSDYENPVDLVVLDGSRVNFVDTTVVKNLASTENDLRSRHVGLVLWRWHRDTAGGLVRLKDGFRALLINTGDLEGVVQQWKASCEGYLKEAIE; via the exons ATGATCTCCAACGGCGCACGAGAAGATCAGCAGACCTTGAGCG ATGATTCTGAACACGATTTCCGGGAACGTCTGCCGAACGTGTACTCAGCCATGGCGCCACAGATACGTTCGATTTGCAGCATTTCGACCGCCCGAAGACGTGTTCATGTATTAGAGTGGTTACCGAAGTATCGGGCAAACTACATACTCTCGGACATAATCGCCGGAATCACGGTGACGCTGACGGCCATACCCCAAAGCATAGCATATGGGATCCTGGCGAATCTACAACCACAGGATGGAATCTATTCCAACTTGGTGGGATGCTTCATGTATTTCCTGTTTGGAAGCGTTAAAGATGTCACAGTGGCACCGACCTCGATCATGGCGATCATGATTCAAGGAGTTGTCGCAGAACTAGGACCTGGTGCAGCACTGCTGACGCTGATTGCAGGCTGTGTAACGCTTTTGTTCGGTCTCCTCAACTTGGGATTCCTGGTGCGCTTCATTTCAATGCCGGTAATTACCGGGTTCACGACGGCCGCCTGTTTAACGATCGGTAGTGCCCAACTTCGATCGCTGTTCGGGATCAGCAGTAAGGGGAAGAGTAGTGATTTCATCGACGCATGGGAAAACGTGATCCTGCACATCGGCGAGACTCGACTATGGGACGCCTTGCTGGGATTCAGTTCAATCGCGTTTCTTGTGATATTTCGA CTAACGAAAGATTGTGGCCAGGGTGGCTGGAAGACATTCTTCATGTATCTTTCGTTGCTGCGCAACGCCATGGTCGTGATAATCGGCGCTACCTTAGCCTACGTATTCTCTCTGAATGGAACGCAGCCCTTCATCCTAACCGGTCACGTGGAAGCAGGCCTTCCACCATTCCATGTGCCACCACTGTCCGTAACGAACAACGGAACCTACTACGGTTTGTCCGACATGATCTCCGTGATGGGAACCTCGATCATCACGATTCCGTTGGTATCGACGCTCGAGATCATTTCCATCGGAAAGGCGTTCTCCAAAGACAAGATCGTGGATGCCACACAGGAAATGATAGCTCAGGGCATGTGCAACATAGCAGTAGCCTTCTTCTCCCCACTTCCCGTGGCGGGATCTTTCACACGAACCGCCATCAACAACAGTAGTGGGGTCAAGACTTCCCTTGGGTGCGCCGTGACCACCGCAATGCTTCTGTTGGCGTTGGCAGTCTTAACAGATGCGTTTTACTATATTCCAAAGGCTACTCTAGCATCGGTAGTGATCGCGGCCATGATCTTCATGGTGGACTACCGCGGTATGGCGGAGATTTGGCGGGTCAAGAAGTTGGACATGATACCATTCCTGGGAACGGTGATAGCAGGCGTCTTTCTCGGGCTGGATTATGGCATCCTGATCGGAATCGCGATCAACTGTTGCTTCTTGTTGCGTCTCATTTCGGCGCCAAAGATCGATTTCCAGTTGTCATTGATGGACGACACTCGGGTGCTGGTGGTTCAGCCCGCCATGGATTTAACTTTTTCCTCGGCGGAGTACCTGCGGGACAAAATCGTACAAGCGATTGTTAGTGACTACGAGAATCCAGTGGACTTGGTCGTTCTGGATGGTAGCAGGGTAAACTTCGTAGACACGACCGTTGTGAAAAATCTTGCCAGCACGGAGAACGATTTACGCTCGAGGCATGTCGGACTGGTGCTGTGGAGGTGGCACAGGGACACAGCCGGAGGGTTAGTGCGCCTTAAGGACGGATTCCGAGCGTTGCTGATCAACACAGGGGATTTGGAGGGGGTGGTACAGCAGTGGAAAGCGTCTTGCGAGGGGTATCTCAAAGAAGCAATCGAGTAA